One Penaeus vannamei isolate JL-2024 chromosome 38, ASM4276789v1, whole genome shotgun sequence genomic window, tgtatatatatatatatatatgcatatatatgtatatatatgtatatatatatatatgtatatatatgtatgcatatatacgtatgcatatatacgtatgcatatatacgtatgcatatatatatgtatatatatgtatatatatatatgtatatatatgtatatatatgtatttatgtatatatatgtatatatatatatatgtatatatatatgtatatatatgcatatatatatgtatatatatatatgtatatatgtatatatgtatatatatgtatatatgtatatatgtatatatatgtatatatatgtatatatgtatatatatatgtatatatatgtatatatatatgtatatatatatgtatatatgtatatatatatgtatatatatgtatatatatatgtatatatatatatgtatatatatacatatatatgtgtatatatatacatatatatatgtatatataggtatatacatgtatgtatatatatacatatatatacatatatatatacatatatacatatatacatatatacatacatatatacatatattcctatatatatatacatatatacatatatatacatatatatgtatatatgtatatatatgtgtgtatatatatatatatgtatatatacatatatatatatgtatatatatgtatatatatgtatatatatgtatatatatgtatatatatatatgtatatatagatgtatgtatatatagatgtatgtatatatgtgtatatatatatatatgtatatatatatatatgtatatatatatgtatatatatgtatatatatatatatatgtatatatagatgtatgtatatatatatgtatatatatagatgtatatgtatatatatgtatatatatatatatgtatatatatatgtatatatatatatgtatatatatatatgtatatatatatgtatatatatatgtgtatatatatatgtatatatatatgtatatatatatatgtatatatatatatgtatatatatatgtatatatatatatatgtatatatatatatatatatatatatgtgtatatatatatttatatatataaataaatgtgtatatatataaatagatgtatataatgtatatatacatatatatatatatatatatatatatatatatacatatatatatacatatatatatatatatatatatatatatataaacatgtatgtgtgtgtaggtatatatataaacatatattacatatatatgcacatacacacaaatatttaaattatatatatatatatgtatatatatatatatatatatatatatatatatatatatatatgtgtgtgtgtgtgtgtgtgtgtatatatatgtatatatatatttttatatatatgtatatatatatatatgtatatttatatatatgtatatatatatgtatatatatatatatgtatatatatatatatgtatatatatatgtatatatatatatgtatatatatatatatatgtatatatatatatgtatatatatatataaatgtatatatatatgtatatatatatgtatatatgtatatatatgcatatatatatatatttatatatataaatatatatataaatataaatataattatatatataaatatatatatatataattatatatataaatatatatatatacaattatatataattatatataaatatatatataaatatatatatatatataaatatatatatatataaatatatatatataaatatatatatatatattatacatatataaattacatataaatatatatatatataaatatatatgtatatatgaaagtatatttatatataaatatatagatatatataaatatatagatataagtatatatatataaatatatatatataaataaatatatatataaatatatatatatataaatatatatatatatataaatatatatatatatataaatatatatatatataaatatatatatatataaatatatatatatataaatatatatatataaatatatatatataaatatatatataaaaatatatatatataaatatatatataaaaatatatatatataaatatatatatattatatatataaatatatatataaatatatatataaatttatatatatatattatatataaatatatatatataaatatatatataaatatatataaatatatatataaatatatacatatataaatatatacatatataaatatatatatatattatataaaaattatatatatatatgatatataaatatatatatttatattatatataaatatatatatatatatattatataaaacaatatatatatattatgtataatatatatatatatatatatatatatgtatatatacatatatatatatatatatatatatatatataaatatatatatatattatatataaatatatatatatattatatataaatatatatatatattatatataaatatatatatatattatatataaatatatatatatataatatatatatatatatatataaatatatatatattatatgtaaatatatatatattatatataaatatatatacattatatgtaaatatacatatattatatataaatatatatatattatatataaatatatatatattatattatatatatataaatatatatatatatatattatatatataaatatatatatacattatatatatatgtatatatatatacatattatatatatatatatatatatatatatatatacacatttatttataaatatacatatatatatattatatataaatatatatatacatatctattatatataaatatatatatatatattatatataaatatatatatatattatacataaatatatataaataaatattatatataaatatatacatatatatattatatatatattatatataaataaatgtgtatatatataaataaatgtgtatatatatatatatatatatatatatatatatatatatatatatatatatatatatatatatatatatatataaataaatgtgtatatatataaataaatgtatataatatatatatataaataaatgtatataattatatatataaataaatgtatataattatatatatatactatatatatatatatatatatatatatatatatatatatataaacatatatgtgtgtgtgtgtgtaggtatatatatataaacatatattacatatatatgcacatacacacaaatatttaaattatatatatatatatatatatatatatatatatatttatttatttatatgtatatatgtgtgtgtgtgcgtgtggatattttTTACACAGCAATTGGTTCAATTTTGTGAATTTCAAAATCAGAGAACGAGGTTTGGCTTGACACAGGGAACAGCGCCATCTTCACGTCCCCGAACTACCCTTTGGGATATGGTGCTGGAGACAGCACATACTGGGTTTTCTGTGTGAGTTTTAATAATCACACGTTTATCTTTTgtctaatctgtctgtctgtctgtctgtctgtctgtctgtctgtctgtctgtctgtctgtctgtctgtctgtctgtctctctcacgcacacacatgagcatgattattacatgaagaaggaaggaagagagaaagagtgagtactgaaagatagtagaaacaaagatgtataataataaataaaattctctctctctctctctctctctctctcttgctctctctcgctcgctctctctctctcgctcgctctctctctctcgctcgctctctctctctcgctcgctctctctctctcgctcgctctctctctctcgctcgctctctctctctcgctcgctctctctctctcgctcgctctctctctctcgctcgctctctctctcgctcgctctctctctctctcgctcgctctctctctctcgctcgctctctctctctctctcgctttctctctctctctctctcgctttctctctctctctctctcgctttctctctctctctctctcgctttctctctctctctctctcgctttctctctctctctctctcgctttctctctctctctctctcgctttctctctctctctctctcgctttctctctctctctctctcgctttctctctctctctctctcgctttctctctctctctctctcgctttctctctctctctctctcgctttctctctctctctctcgctttctctctctctctctctctctcttactctccctctctctctcttactctctctctctctggctttctctctctctctctctggctttctctctctctctctctggctttctctctctctctctggctttctctctctctctctggctttctctctctctctctctggctttctctctctctctctggctttctctctctctctctggctttctctctctctctctctctctcgctttctctcgctttctctctctctctctcgctttctctctctctctctcgctttctctctccctctctcgcttctctctctctctcctcatcgctttctctctctctctctctctctcgctttctctctctctcgctttctctcctctctgctttctctctccctctctctctctcgctttctctctctctctctctctctctctcgctttctctctcgctttctctctctctctctctctctctctctctctcgctttctctctctctcgcttctctctctctctctctctctctctctctctctctctctctctcgctttctctctctcgcttctctctctctctctctctctcgctttctctctctctctctctctctctctctcctctctcgctttctctctctcctctctcctctctcgctctctctctcctctctcgctctctctctcctctctcgctctctctctcctctctcgctctgtctctcctctctcgctctctctctcgctctctctctctctcctctctcgctctctctctctctcctctctcgctctctctctctcctctctcgctctctctctctcgctctctcgctttctctctcctctctccttctttctctctccctctctcgctttccctctccctctctcgctttctctctccctctctcgctttctctctccctctctcgctttctctctcctctctcgctttctctctccctctctcgctttctctctccctctctcgctttctctctccctctctcgctttctctctccctctctcgctttctctctccctctctcgctttctctctccctctctcgctttctctctccctctctcgctttctctctccctctctcgctttctctctccctctctcgctttctctctccctctctcgctttctctctccctctctcgctttctctctccctctctcgcttcctctccctctctcgcttcctctccctctctcgcttcctctccctctctcgcttcctctccctctctcgcttcctctctccctccttctctccctttctctctccctctctcgctttctctctccctctctcgctttctctctccctctctcgctttctctctccctctctcgctttctctctccctctctcgctttctctctccctctctcgctttctctctccctctctcgctttctctctctctctctctctctcgctttctctccgttctcctctctcgctttctctccctctctcctctctcgctttctctccctctctcctctctcgctttctctccctctctcctctctcgctttctctccctctctcctctctcgctttctctccctctctcctctctcgctttctctccctctctcctctctcggtttctctctcctcttcctctctcgctttctctctccctctccctctctcgctttctctctccctctccctctctcgctttctctctccctctccctctctcgctttctctctccctctccctctctcgctttctctctccctctccctctctcgctttctctctccctctctcctctctcgctttctctctccctctcctctctcgctttctctctccctcttctctctcgctttccctctccctctccctctctcgctccctttccctctccctctctcgctccctttctctctccctctccctctctcgctccctttctctctccctctccctctctcgctccctttctctctccctctccctctctcgctacctttctctctccctctctcgctccctttctctctccctctctcgctccctctctcgctttctgtctctctctctctctcgctttatgtctctctctctctctctcgctttctgtctctctctctctctctcgctttctgtctctctctctctctcgctttctgtctctctctctctctcgctttctgtctctctctctctctctcgctttctgtctctctctctctctcggtctctttcttcctctctttctcgctcgccctttctctctccctctctctctctcgctttctgtctctctctctctctcgctttctgtctctctctctctctctcgctttctgtctctctctctctctctcgctttgtctctctctctctctcgctttctgtctccctctctctctctcgctttctgtctccctctctctctctcgctttctgtctccctctctctctctcgctttctctctccctctctctctctcgctttctctctatctctctctctcgcttttctccctctctctctctcgcttttctccctctctctctctcgctttctctctctctctctctctctgacgcttgctctctctctctttctctctctcgctttctctctctctctctctctctgacgcttgctctctctctctttctctctctcgctttctctctcgcttgctctctcgccctctctctctcgctctctctttctctttctctctctctctctcgctttctctctctctctctctctctcgctttctctctctctctcacgctttctctctctctctctccatttctctctctctctcccccgtctctctctcgctttctctctctctctctcgctttctctctctctctctctcttgctttctctctctctctctcgctttctctctctctctctctcgctttctctctctctctcgctttctctctctctctcgctttctctctctctctctcgctttctctctctctctctcgctttctctctctctctctcgctttctctctctctctctcgctttctctctctctctctcgctttctctctctctctctcgctttctctctctcgctctctctctctctctctctctcttttttttttttctctctcttttttctctctctcttttttctctctctcttttttctctcttttttctctctctctctttctctctctcgcaaataGTTTACATGTAATTGCATAGACAAAGCAGGCTCAATACAAGAAAGTAAATGCATCCAGTATTTTACTCAATCAAATGCATTAAACCTGCGTGCAATCATATGAAACATCAAAATGTATCCACACATCAATAAAGTCCTAATCAATTGATTGTTCAACCAGGCCATTGACCCAGACGACAGAATATTGATCGACTGCCCTGACTTTAATGTTGGTGTGTGGCTTATAGTTTGCCTTGGAGACTTCCTTAGCATCACCTTTGCTTACCCCGAAACGTAAGTGAGAACTttctacataaagaaaaaaatgccgcTATTCATTGCCATTCTCCAGCCTGTCCTGTAGAGAAAGTGCTTTCTCCCTTCACAAACAAGCTTTCATTTGTTGCTTTTTCCAAAGGTACTGCGGCACTGCTGGTCCAACTGACGTGCTCACAACAGAGCGAGGGACAAATGTCAGCCTTACCGTCGTGGACCTATATAACTCTCCAGGGTTTAACTGTACAGCAAAAGCCATAAACACAAATCCAGTCACAACCACTGTTGGAAcaacaaccactgctggaaccaCTGCTGGAACTACAACCATTGCTGAAACAAAAACCACTGCTGGAACAACCACTGCTGCAACTACAACCACTGCTTGAATGACAACCATTGCTGGAACCTGCTGGAACTACAACCACAGCTGGAACCATTACAGGAACTACCACAGCTGGAACAACCATTACAGGaactacaaccactgctggaacaaCCATTACAGGAACTACAACCACTCCTGGAACAACCATTACAGGAACTATAACCACTACTGGAACAACCATTCCAGGAACTACCACTGCTGGAACAACCATTACAGGAACTACCACTGCTGGAACAACCATTACAGGAACTACCACTGCTGGAACAACCATTACAGGAACTACCACTGCTGGAACAACCATTACAGGaactacaaccactgctggaacaaCCATTACAGGaactacaaccactgctggaacaaCCATTACAGGaactacaaccactgctggaacaaCCATTACAGGaactacaaccactgctggaaccaTTACAGGaactacaaccactgctggaacaaCAATCACTACTGCAACTACAACTGCTGGAACAACAACCACTGTTGgaacaaccactgctggaacaaCCATTGCTGGaactacaaccactgctggaactacaaccactgatggaactacaaccactgctggaactaCAACCATTGCTGGAACTACAACCATTGCTGGAACTACAACCATTGCTGGAACTACCACCACTGCTGGAACAACAACCGCTGCTTAAACAACCACTGTTGGAACAACCACAGCTGGAACAACAACCACTGTTGGAACAAAAACCACTGTTGGAACAACAACCACAGCTGGAACAAAAACCACAGCTGGAACAACAACCACAGCTGGAACAACAACCACAGCTGGAACAACAACCACAGCTGGAACAACAACCACAGCTGGAACAACAACCACTGTTGGAACAACAACCACTGTTGGAACAACAACCACAGCTGGAACGACAACCACAAATAGAAAACCAATCTTTACGAGACCTGAATTATTTGTTTTGATGCTTGGTGCATTGAGTATTGCTATATAATGTAGATTGTATTATGAACAAGAACTGATTCCATTTTATAGTAGTGATGGTTAATagtgttattttttctctgtatatgcatCTTAAAaacctctcactttcttttatttttcccacaaatatataaaaaatttaacattcagtacagatatacacacacacacacacacacacacacacacacacacacatatatatatatatatatatatatatatatatatatatatatatatatacatatatatataaaaatatatagatatatatatagaaaatatatatatatagataatatatatatagataatatatatagatagataatatatatatatagatatatatatatagataatatatatatatatatatataatgtatatatgtatatatattcataatgtatatatgtatatatataaaatgtatatatgtatatataaaaatatatatatgtatatgtaaatatatatatatatatatatatttatatatatatttatatatatacatatatatatgtatatatatatatgtatgtgtatatataaatgtatatgtgtatatttaaatatgtatatatatatgtatatatatgtatatatatatttatatatttatatatgtatatatatgtatatatatgtatatatatgtatatttatgtatatatatgtatatatatatgtatatatatgtatatatatatatgtagatatatatgtatatatatgtatatatgtatatatatgtaactatatatgtatatatatgtatatatgtatatatttatatatacatgtatatatacatatatatatatatgtatatatatgtatatatatgtatataaatatatgtatatatgtatatatatgtatataaatatatgtatatatatgtatatgtatatgtatatatatttatatatgtatatgtatatatatttatatatgtatatgtatatatatttatatatgtatatgtatatatatttatatatgtatatgtatatatatgtatatatatgtatatgtatttatgtatatatatgtatatggatatatataatatatatatgtatatatataaatatatatatttatatatataaatatatatatttatatatatatacatatatatgtatatatacatatatatgtatatatatacatatatatgtatatatataaatatatatatatgtatatatatgtatatatatgtacatatatatatgtatatatacatatatatataggtatatacatatatacatatatatatatgtaaatacaattttgtatatatatacatatatgtatatgtatatatatatacatatgtatatatgtatatgtatatatatatttatatgtatatataaatgtaaatgtatatatttatatatttatatatgtatatatatgtatatatatgtatatatatgtatatatatgtatatatatgtatgtatatatgtatatatatatatttatacatgtatatatatgtatatatatatgtatatatatgtatatatatatgtatatatatatgtatatatatgtaactatatatgaatatatatatgtatatatatatgtatatatatgtatatatatgtatatgtatatatatatatgtatatgtatatatatgtataaataggtatatatatgtgtatatatatgtaactatatatgtatatatatatgtatatatatgtatatatatatttatatatacatgtatatatacatgtatatatatgtatatatgtatatgtatatatatgtatatgtatatatatgtatatatgtatatatatgtatatatatatgtataaatatgtatgaatatttatatatatacgtatatacacatatatatacatttatatatatatatgtatatatatacgtatttatatatacatatatatacatatacatatatctatatatacatatatatacatatacctatatatacctatatatacatatacaaatataaatatatatacatatacatatacatatatatatacatatacatatataaatatatatacatatacatatacatatatatacatatacatatatatatacatatacatatacatatatatacatatacatatatatacatatacatatatatacatatacatatatatatacatatacatatatatatatacatatacatatatatatatacataaacatataaatacatatacatatatatatacatatacatatatatatacatatatatacatatacatacatatacatatatatatacatatacatacacatatacatatatatacatatacatatacatatatatacatatacatatacatatatatacatatacatatatatacatatacatatatatacatatacatatatatacatatacatatatatacatatacatatatatatatgtatatatatgtatatatatatgtatatatatatgtatatatatatgtatatatatatgtatatatatgtatatataaatacgtatatatatatatatatatatatatatatatatatttatgtgtatatacatatatatataaatatacatatatatacatgcatatatatacatacatatatatatgtatatatatatatgtatatatatatgtatatatatatgtatatatatgtatatatatgtatgtatacatatgtatggatatatatgtatatatgtttatatttgcatatatatatgtacaaatatgtatatatatgtatatatatgtaactatatatgtaattatatatgtatatatatgtatatatatattcacatatatatgtatatatacatgtatatatatatgtatatatacatgtatatatatatgtatatacatgtatatatatatgtatatatatgtatatatatatatatatatatatgtatatgtatatatatgtatatgtatatatatgtatatgtatatatatgtatatgtatatatatgtatatgtatatatatgtatatgtatatatggatatatgtatatgtatatatatgtatacatatatgtatatatatgtatatatatatgtgtatatatatgtatatatatatgtatatatatgtatatatgtatatatatatctgtatgtatatttatatatatatgtatatacaatatatatacatatgtatatgtacatacatatatatacatatatatatacatatatatacatatatatatacatatatatacatatatatacatatatatatacatatatatacatatatatacatatatatatacatatatgtacaaacatatatacatatatgtatatatatatatatatatgtatatatatatatatgtataaatgtttgtacatatatgtataaatgtttgtacatatatgtatatatatgtatatatatgtatatatatgtatatatatatgtatatatatgtatatatatatgtatgtacatatacatatgtatatatattgtatatacatatttatataaatatacacagatttatatatacatatatatacatatatatacatatatatacatatatatacatatacatatatacatatatatacatatacatatatacatatatatacatatatatacatgtatatatacatatatatatgaatatatatatacatatatatacatatatatatacatacatatatacatacatacatacatatacatttatatacatatatatatacatatatatacatgtatatatatatatataaatgtatatatatgtatatgta contains:
- the LOC138859821 gene encoding spore coat protein SP65-like, yielding MTTIAGTCWNYNHRTTTTAGTTITGTTTTPGTTITGTITTTGTTIPGTTTAGTTITGTTTAGTTITGTTTAGTTITGTTTAGTTITGTTTTAGTTITGTTTTAGTTITGTTTTAGTTITGTTTTAGTITGTTTTAGTTITTATTTAGTTTTVGTTTAGTTIAGTTTTAGTTTTDGTTTTAGTTTIAGTTTIAGTTTIAGTTTTAGTTTAA